The genomic region CTGGCCATGTTTAGACTATATTCTCCCGATTCAAGCCCTACCTGAATCTTCTCAAGCAAAGTATCTACTGTTTTGATCGTAAAGCTCTTGTAGTGCTTGAACAAATACGTTAAAATATTAGCAAGTTTCGGTAGAGATTGATAGCTTACTTTTTCAGGTTTGCTGAACAGTGATAGTAATGTTTTCTCCACATTTGGGTCATTCCACGAAGCTTTTAGAATTAGTTTTAGGGCCGAATTGAGTGAAACATTATCTAATTCCCGACGGATCAAAGtaataaagaaaagttgTTCAGGTGAAAGATCTCTTTTTTCCTGGTTGAGTACGTTGAGCTGAGGCGGGTATATCAATATAATCAGATTGTCCAATGCAGCTTTATTGTTAACGGTTAATAAATGgtccttcttcttttctttgattaatACCATCATCTTCTCCATTTGGGGCTTGAATTCTGGCGTATTGATCAAGAACTTGCCGAAACTTTCAAACAAGGTCGACAAGATTTCGATATTATTTGGAACTGTAATATTCATCGCCAATGTCCTAATTTTATGGAAAATCATGAATGATGGTATTAACATAAATTTAACCATCTCCGcgaaaaaaatgatattCTTAATATTGATTTTATTAGAATGCAACTGCGATCTGAAACCTGAGTCAAGGTATTGAATTAGTTCTTCTTTAACTTCAGAAAGATAATTCTCGTTGTTTGCCATGAACCTTGCATATAAAGAGATTTTACTCCAGTCTTTACATTCCACGAAAAACTTCATGAGTCTCTTTCTTGTCGCTTTGTTATCAAGATTTTGCAACCAGTAACGACGTGAAATTTCATCTATTTCATCTTTAGTCTCTACTGTCTCAAAATCAGCAAATAATGCTATAACGTCTTCTGGACTTGGTGTTTTTTCTGGGTCATAAGTAGCATAGGCGGCACTTAAATCAGCCAGATTCTCATAAAACCTCCTGTTTTCTTCGTTCTCCCAAATTGGCTCTTGCTTCTCCTTCCAGTCAGATGCAGGCGTAATTATGGATGGCTCCTGCTCTTTTAAACTTTGTTCTATATCTAAAAGTTCTGGTGGATCCACGTTAAAGGCTTCCGCTAGCGCCGTTGCAACCGTAGagaacttttcaaaaattggATTAAGCTCATTAAAATCATCAAGATATTCACTGGATTCCTTACCAGTTCGTATTTGTGCTTTATGATGTTCCTTCATAAGCTTAATGGTTTTCTTATTCAATTCCACCGTCTGTTGGAACACAATATCTTTGTAGATTTTGAATAACGATCTCAAAAGAGTTTTCAACTCCTCGCTGTTGATTAAATTGTCCATATCAGATACTTCTTCAGAGAGTAATTCAGGATACTTCTTTAAGATCAAAATTGCTACTGGTGTTGTTAAAGCCTCCTTGAACTTATAATTTAACACCTCTCTTAATACTATAAACACGATTGGTTCCTTTTTGGAGTATCTTTTTACAACAAAAGGAGGCAATTTACTCTTGTTAAGATCATCTAAACTCGGCAGCACCCCAGTCAAATGTAATTCAATAAGTACACGAGTGCAAGCTTTCAAAACATTGGTTCTGGTGGTTTTATCCTTTTCAGTTTCGGCCTCATCAGAAGACGTCTCAAATATGAAAAGGAACGATTCTATCAAGGGTAACGTAAAATCCATATTGAACCGCTGGTGCAACCCACTTACTATCTCCACCACTGCAACAATATCATCACCCTTACCACTATTCTTAAATAATGCTTCATTTGTAGTTGTTATGATTTCTGATAGGTACTTCTCCAAAGATACCTCTCTGATATCGTTGAGTAAACCTGTCTTCGATTCCTTTGCAATACCCTGCTTCAACTTCTTAATGAAACCCGTATTCCTCTTAATACTAGAATCAAGTTTCTTGGCTTTATCAGGGAATACGTCAATCCCGGTCCACGCCATACTGTTAATTTCATTCAAGCTTGATCTCCATTCATTCTAAACACAAATTCAATCCATAAAAGCAAGGCTTTCTGTTAGTATTCTCGAAAACTCTCGACCACTTAAAAGCGTACACATACGTTCATTATGTTATTTGACGATTGGATAGGTTCAAAGTCGGTGCGTAAAGTTCTTGCTGTCGCTGTGACGTGATTTCAACAGAACTTTTGTTCGATGACTTTGGTAGAATTAACATTTCACaggattttttttttattcaaaggGCTTTCTCATACTGGCATCTCGACAATAAGTTACAGAGCGAAACGGATAGAGTTTTGGTTGCATTTATATTATCGTGCTTGTGATAGAAGAGTGTTTATATGGTTCAATAGAATATACACCTAATTGAGTGTTAAATAATAATTTTAAAAGCCTTCATCACCTAGCTTACTTTCTAAATGCACTATGTTCTGATCAATTTCTGAAAGATTAGTTTTCAAGGATATCGCTTCCTCGAAGCGCCTTTCCTTGGCAGCTGAATTAAGCATATTTTCGACTAAGTATCGTTGTTCATTCAAAACCATAAGTTCTTCTCTGTACTTCTTTACTTCCGCAATTGTTaaattattgaacaaaagatcCGATGATGTTGTGACTTCTACTTTCTGTGACACAGGGTTCAAGATTTctggtatttttttcaaggGTAGCATTTTCTCCTCGATGAACGCTGATGCATGTAGGGCAATTGACTGttgtattttcttctctgctGTTGATTTTGTATCCAACTGAACAATGctttttgataatttgTCATAAAGCGTTAAATTTTGTAATAGCTTTCTTCTTAATTGTGCTAGGTTTTGAATCGCAGTCTCATCTGAAGCGGGTGCATTATGTATCGAATCTAATGCTTTCTGGAATCTGGGGAGTAAATTTACTACAAGCGTTTCGAGGTTGTGGAGATTTTCGTACTGTTGTAAAATTTCCGGTAGTTTCAATGCCTTACTAAATTGGAGCTTACGCTTTGCAAAGACATACCTCAGACAGGAGGAACAAATTCTAACTCCTGTAGAAAGGTCTGATATTGCTTTTAAGTTCCCGACATTCTCGAAGGAAAGGTCTGGGGCCGCACTCATCAGGTTCAGGACTGGAATATCGCTGGAACATCGAGTTTCTTGTCTATCGCACACGATCTGACCGCATAATCTACAATGATGTTTCCGCATCAAGAGTCCAAACGGCTGAGAGCATATGCCGCATTGGGTTGCCATTTGATCATCCTTCCACTCTACGATTGATCGTTCCAAAGCTATAATTCCTGCTCTGATCCTGAACGTTGCAAAGACCGATGACTGATGTCGTACATGTAATTGAATTATCCCATTTATTAGTCTCAATAGCCTGTTTTCTAGCTGCAAAGTGATAAGTTCTCCATCCTCgttcttcaactttcttATCTTAGCGAAAGCTTGTGTTATATTTCTAGTCAGTCCGTAGTCATTGTAACCTTTCCTATTGATATAACACTTGTGACAACATTTACACCATACATTGCTCGCCGGATCGTATTCACCGTTTTCATTCAACTTGATGGCATTTCTACAATGCCTTAAACAGAAAAGTTCGCCGCATTTGCGGCAATTGATCATACCGTTTCTGGCGTTTAACTTACAACCGCACTCAAAACATACCGATTTGCCTTCTACTGGTTTCTTCCAGTGAGATGTATTCATCTTTAATTTCCCCTTACTCTGTCTTTCATGAGTCCTTTCTTGAACCAATGTGTTCAAACCAATGACACTTGACTCTCTTGAGCTATCGACATCGGACGCACTTTCATCGTTAAAACCGTGTACATTGTCCAAGTGGACGTTGAGCTTTCTCAAACTCTTCAACTCATTTCCGCAAACTGGGCAAGTTACGGCCTCGACATTTCTATCATGTTGTCCAGTCGAACTCGCCGAGCCCAACCACCTTCCATTTCCTTCTGTCATTGGGCTTTATAAATAGATATACTACCTCACCATCATAAATCCCATGGAAAGGAACTAGCTTGAATAATCCAACTGTGAGACTTAGTTCCTTCCTCCCCTTAGGAATAAAAGCTTCGAATCGTTAACTTTCGTTTCATGCTTTTCAAATGCAATTAAAGAGAACATTAAGCTTGACGATCTAACAAAACCTTTGCGTAATGGTATGAGACACGTTACATTAGTCTATACAACACTTATTACTACTCCGAACGGATCAACGTGTTTAAGCCAATTGATCCTTGATGATATGTTCATTCTGCTGTTTTGTCTATTAACGTTTTGGTTGGTTTTCGATAGATCATATCATGTACTATGGTTTAAAATCCAGAAGTTATTTGATATTCTACCATCTTCTACATTAACGAACAATGAGTCAGATCCTGCTACTGTGATATCTTTGCCAGATTCAAACAGTAGCTTCTTTCACAAGTTCTATTCCGAGTATTCGTTGTCTTCTAGAAAGGTTTACAATGCAGTACGAGTCATATTTTGTGCTACATTTTCTGCTTACGTTGTAGCAGTTGAAATTGTATTATGGCAGATAAAAGTAGCAGACCCCAATGCCGAGGCTAACTTGGTGACGTCAATTATATGGCCAGGCTTGTTAGCTTTATTGTTCATCtcattgattttgatacaACCTTTCCTGATACTGGTGTTCTTGTTGACGAAATTCTTCGAAGACAAGGTCAGCATGCACAAATTAGTGCCGGTAACCATTGGCATTACTATTCTATGGCTAACTTTCTTGCATTTCCTTACCATTGGACCGTTTGGCTACACATATAATCTATTGACTAAGGCATCAGTGATCGGTGTGACTGTAATGGGAATTTTGTCCGGATTGGCATCAGTCTCCACACCGTATTATGCCTATCAATATTTTAGACATCGGAACAAAAGAGATACAAAATACACTATACATAACAATGTTGATCTGTTGTGGTCTAGTGAGTCTGTGATACGGGATCGAATCAGGAATTATGAAGAATGTATTGAGAAAGATACCTCGTTGTTGTGTAGGCTCACTTCTTCCTCAAACCAAGCTGACATCATGACCACAGTACAACTGAGAGAACGAATTGCATGGTATCAACTTGAACTGGTGAAATTAAGCGGTATCTTGCAGGGTCCAAAAGAGCTTAGGAGTTTAAAGCGGATGTTTCAGGtgatttttttggtttaCTGTGTTTATAAATTGACTGACGTGTGGCTTGTAAAAGTGCCTAAAATTATAGTACACTCATTTAAGTTTCCAACAGATTTTAGTTATGAATTCTTCGACAATAAAAGTACTGAAAAGGACCCCTTAGCTGTCACATTCGCCAATATGTTTGACTTCTTGGTTCTAAGATTAGAACATCAAAATGACATGGATTCGTTAATCAAACAGATATCCTTGATATTGTCCATCTCGTTGTTCGTGTGCTCTCTTTCTACTGTCACTACGACAATCTCTTATCTTTTGACATTACTGCCTGTCAAACTACAATTATTAGCGTTATCTGCAATGCAGAGTACCAATGGCTCTGAGCTTCCTACGAGCAATAAGGATGCATTCTATACCAAGAAACCCCCTTCGATCATCAAAAACCTCGCTGTGTGTGAGTTGACAGGTGTGTACATCCTTGCCACTATCTTGATGATTCGCTCCAATTTACCATATGATGTCTCAAAACAGGTCAATCAACTCTTGGGTGAGAAATTCACTATTCCTGATGTTGTAATCGACGTCTGGTCTGATAAAATGTTCGCTTGCAGTTCGCTCTTGACATTCATTGGTATTAAGGTAGCAGAAAGAACACTACACAGATGATATGCGGCGGAATGATGACCCTATGTTAAAAATCAATTTCGCGATGAAGATCGAGTTTATAATAATGTACAGAAATTATAAATTAGAATACTAACTTTTCTAATTCAAATGCAGGAGGTTGGGAGATCAAGAAGTTTGGTCTTTCCACAATGATTAATTGGTCACTTGCGATCTTTCCAGCGAATAATAGAGGTCTATACTTATCGGTATAGAAAAACGCCTTATCAGATCTCTTCTTGGAGGTGACATCTTGCGCTCTCTGAGTTTTTAAGAGATAATCTTCCTTAACTTCGagttcttcatcgtcttcatcatcctcatcgACGTCTGCCTGTAGACCGTCAGTGGAAATAGTTAATCCGTCACGGTCACGcttcttttgcttctttcttttgctAACTGGCAAGTCTAATGACATGTTGATGTTAACCAACCAGTTAGATCCCCAGAACCATACCTTATGCTCATCCATTTCATCTAAGAATATTCCTGTGCATCTCTCTTTCAAGGAAGTAAATTGCCTTGGGAGGTTTTCATGATTGGCTTTGAACCAGTCAGTGAGTAGTTGATCCTTCTCGGATTCCAAATTGAACTCgtatattttattttctgATGTCACTACTACTACAGTCTCTCTTGGTGTGATGCACAGTGCAGTGATGAAGTTGTTCATGCGAATTAAAGCTTTACTACTGTTTGTTGTCAAATCTATTAAGTCTAGAGCACCGGTACCTCTAGACGCAACAGCGTAACGTTCATTTGCATCTAAATGGTTCACTGCATTCAAATATGATAGTTTATTGCTGGATTTCGTTGAGTTCGCTTCAGGTAACTCAATAGTTACGGTTTTTTCGTCGTCATCCTCTTCAAGGTCAATTCTAACTATTTCATCAGATTGTGAACACATTATTAACCTAGAATCATCAATGAACTTAGCAAATTTGCAACCAGTTCTCAACAAAAACTCATTGTCCAACTTTGTtactttcaatttgttgtCTGTTGGTTGTAAATGGAAAACTTTGGTAGTATTTAGTCTTCCCACTAATAAAACTTGTCCGTCAGTTGATAGTGCACAGGTTTGGATGTTTTGTTCATCCTTCAAAACCAATTTACTAACTAATTTGTAGTTCTTAGGCTCATTGACGTCTTCGCCAATATACCATATCTTCACGATATTATCCTGCCACATCACCAATAGTCTTTGTTGTTTGTTGACCAGGATGCTCTTATGGAATGGGGTAACTAGTGGCATCTTTCTATAATTTCCTTCAGCGAAAGAGGACATTGAGCACATGACAAGAGACTTTTCAATACCACCAGACACTAGGAAGTCGGATCCCATACATTGATAAGAGGACATAGATCTAACATCATTGGAATGGAATAATCTGTTTGAAGTACTGATCCATTTCATGCTCTTTCCTGTATCGATGTaagagaattggaaaatctTTCTATCAACACCACTAGTGAACAATTGTGAATTATCCAGATCAGTAGCCAGACATAGAACATCGGCATCATGAACCTTGAAAGATTGAGTCAATGTTGCGTAGTTTAAGTCCCAGAATTTGACCGACCCAGTAGAATCACCAGACACAATTTGGTTCTGTTTAGCTAGATACAACACAGACCATACGAGTGTagattctttcttcgatTTATCCACTTTCATAGTATGTAATAGTCTTCCCTTGTTTTCGTCTTGCTCCTTAGTATACCATATTCTAATCCTTCCATCAGAACAACCAGCGACCAAAGATTCATCATTGGCTGTCCATGTCAACGATAAGACACGAGATTCTTGCCTTGTAAGTATGCTCTCATGCTCAAGAACACCTTTACCACCACTGATGTTAATAAGTACTACACTGCCGTTATCACATCCGACCGCTAGCTTATTCATATCGTTGCTCATTGCAATGGACCAAATCACACCAGAGTTACAATCGTAATTTACTAACGGCAACCCGGTTGTCAAATCCCATTCTGTAACTACAGTGGAGCCACCGATCGAAAATAGTCTCAAAGGCTCTCCACGAATACTGCACCAGGAAAGACCTTCAATGGATCTTCCTTCACCTCCCAAGATCACGAACTCTTGTACCCAATCATCTCTTGGATTCCAGATCTCAATATTACCATTGGATCTACCAATAGCCAGTCTTAGCTCTTGCGGTGCCGCTTTATCAGTACTTTTGTGTGAAAATGCAAGAGCCGTTATATTACCAGGTGTAAACTGCACAAACCTGGATCGATGCACTACCTGTTTCTTCCCAGTATCAGTCATGATCAAATGTGTTCTATAAATTGAGGACCTTAAACCTGTATCAGAGAACAAAAGCTAATGTATTAgaatgaaacaaaagattGACAAACTGTAGGCTGATGTCAATCAAAAAACTTCACTGACTAGATAGAAATATACGACTTTGTTATccgatgagatgagcttcTGTTCTAAGCTTGTGTGCTCTTAACgctgaaatttttcaaaaagaaactagTTTAGCTTCAACACCGTACAGTATGAtcatatcacgtgatatatTAGATCTATTGGGAAAACGAGATTTGTTTACAATTGGATCTTCTCTTCACATAAACAAACTAATAaacaaagaggaaaaggaaagtGGAAGAAACATCGGCGGCAACCTCATAGCAGCCTTTCCCTGGTGTATACTCGTGGTATTATTGACCAAAAGGGTGCAATTGTTTGATATGGATGTTCAGGATGGAGAATCTCCTACAAATCGTCGTGTTCTGAATTCTATAGCGGAGGTTTTCCAGGTGGCGCAGAAGAGTTATGCTGGTCACAGACGTCATGTAGCTGTCTTATACAGgatttatttgaaatgTGTGGAGCAAGAGATATCAGATGTGTTTCATTATTGGTTTATCAAAATGACTGTCAAAATCTTGCCGCTGAAGAAACAGGAAATCGTGGGGGATCGCATTGTTCGGTTGATTTCAGGGTTCATCGCAAATATAGAGTCGAATCTTAACAAGATGAGAACCGAAGATGGTAATGAGCAAAATGTGAGGAATTTGGAAGTACATTTCGGAGGATTTATTGATGGATTTGTGAGGAATCTGCTTCGAGGAGTGGAATCGAAAAATAAAAACGTACGATACAGAGTAATGCAACTTTTGGCCGCAACTATGGATAATATGGGAGAAATTGATGAGGAATTGTACGAGTTGATTATGTGGGTTTTGAAGCATAGGGTGTATGACAAGGAACCTCATGTTAGGATACAGGCGATATTTTGTTTgacaaaatttcaaaacgATAACGTATCGATGATTAATGAATCAGAAACCGGAGTAAATTTCCAACTCGATGAAGCTACACAGAGTTTAATGCATATCATTAGGAATGATCCAAGTCCAGAAGTTCGGAGGGCAGCAATGTTGAATATTGTACGTTCGAAAGCGACCCAGAATGTTATCTTGGAACGGGTACGAGATgttaatttcatcaataGAAGATTGGTGTTTACAAGAGTACTAAAGAGTTTGGGGAAGCATACGTTCGATGAGGTGGATTCTGATATTTTAGAGAAACTGATGACCTGGGGGTTTGAAGATAGAGATGAAACGGTTAGAAATTCTTGTAAAAAATTAGTTGCCTTCACCTGGTTGAACATCCTGGACGGTGACATCATCGATTTATTGGAGAACATTGACGTTGTGAACTCTACATATGCAGAACAAGCACTCTATGCACTATTTGAACAGAGGCCCGATGTTATAGAAAAAGTCAAATTCCCAAAAGAAGTCTGGGAAACTTTTACCGTCGAAACTGTTTTCTTATTaaaatgtttcttcttccattgtTTGAACTGTAATCTGGTTACCATCATAGAAGAGAATTTCCCGgaagctttgaaattcGCTGAATATCTTGCattttatttgaataaaagAGTAGGAGAGGACGAGACATTATCAAAAACAGATTACAAATATCTAGATTTTATTTTGCATCAGTTATTGGAAATTGCATACAAGTACGATTTTAGCGATGAAGTTGGCAGAAGAGATATGTTAAATATAGTGAGAAATTTCATCGGAAAGGCTGTCATGTTGAATGATGACTTAATCagaatttcattgaaagtcttgaaaatattatccATCAATGAACGTGATTTCGTAACAATGACTGTGGAAATCATTAACGATATCAAATAcgatgatattgaaaagcaAGAACTGCAAGAACTGCAAGAAGCAAGGACCAAGGAGATAAGTGCACGCGGGAGTAATAGTATGGttaatgatgatgaagatgaagaaatggaCGATAATGCCGCTTTGGAATCATTCCATTCGGCTGTTGGCAACTTAGTTTCAGGAAAAGCAGTGGAAGAAAACGAACATaaagacgaagaagatgaagctGAACGAGAAATACGTCCTCAGACGCTAATTACCTGTTTGAGAATGTCAAGACACCTTCTAGAACAGATAAACACCTCTCTTGACGAAAATGTAATCGTCTCTTCGCTAATTGATACTTTGATAACACCTGCCGTTAGAAATCCTCAACCTGAAATAAGAGAACTTGGTGTCAGATGTTTGGGATTATGCTGCTTACTCGATTTACAGCTAGCCACTGAGAGTATCTATATTTTGGGTATGTGTGTTTCTAAGGGTAATGCCTCATTGAAATATATAGCATTACAAGTgattgttgatattttttctgttCATGGAACCAAAGTTGTCGATGGTGAGGGTAAAGTGGATTCCATTTCGCTACATAAAATCTTTTACAAGATCCTAAAAACGAACGACCTTCCTGAATGCCAAGCAATTGCAGCCGAGGGGTTATGCAAGTTATTTCTTGGTGATATTTTTACGGATGATGATCTATTTGAAACGTTGGTTCTATCCTATTTCTCACCAGTAAATTCGACGAACGAGGCTTTAATCCAGGCGTTCGCATTCTGTCTACCAGTTTATTGTCTTTCTCATGTTAACCATCAGTCCAGAATGTCGAGAATCGCTGCAGACGTGCTTTTAAGACTAACAATGCTTTGGGATGAACTACAGAATTCAGACACTGCAGATTCCTTTAGCAAGGATTCAATGCTCAAACCAAACGAAATTTTCCACCAATTGATCTATTGGTGCGATCCTCGAGGTCTTGTAAACTCAGCTGAAGAAATCGTAGATTCGAATACCTCGCAAGTTGACTTTTTGATTGATGTGTTAACCGTATTCgaaaggtttgaaagaaaggaCGTTAAAAAAATGCTACTTATGAACATTCAGAAATTTAGTGTTACTCCAAAACAGCCCAAAGTAAAACTATTGAAGATTAAGCAACTGTTAGAGGAGATAATGGAGTATTCTAGCATTGATAAACTCTGCAAGAATGCTATTACAAATTTCATGACCAAATTGTACTCTATACTGTCGAATTACGATGAGAACGGAGAAGAAGTAGGCTTGTCGCATGACATGACAAATGAAAGCTTAGGAGAAACTGGGACGGTCACTGAATTAAGCGTGTCAGAAATTTCCAATAATGGTTCGAAGGCATCTACTTCATTCACTGACTCCAACGTAGAATCTAGAGGTACCAAAAGAAGTAGAGAGTCTGAATCAGGTAGCGATCCCGACTCTTCTTTATCAACAGCAAATACTCTAAATGTATCCAAAAGTGTAAGCTTTGCTATCTCGGATACTTGACTTGAGTGATTACGTTAAATTTATAAACGAATGCATTTAAATATGATATAGTTTTATCAGAAAAATTCACTTAGAACCTGatcatctttcaaatttctaTCCACGACGTAATATATCTCCATGAGAAGGTTA from Kluyveromyces lactis strain NRRL Y-1140 chromosome D complete sequence harbors:
- the YCG1 gene encoding condensin subunit YCG1 (similar to uniprot|Q06680 Saccharomyces cerevisiae YDR325W YCG1 Yeast Condensin G) produces the protein MIISRDILDLLGKRDLFTIGSSLHINKLINKEEKESGRNIGGNLIAAFPWCILVVLLTKRVQLFDMDVQDGESPTNRRVLNSIAEVFQVAQKSYAGHRRHVAVLYRIYLKCVEQEISDVFHYWFIKMTVKILPLKKQEIVGDRIVRLISGFIANIESNLNKMRTEDGNEQNVRNLEVHFGGFIDGFVRNLLRGVESKNKNVRYRVMQLLAATMDNMGEIDEELYELIMWVLKHRVYDKEPHVRIQAIFCLTKFQNDNVSMINESETGVNFQLDEATQSLMHIIRNDPSPEVRRAAMLNIVRSKATQNVILERVRDVNFINRRLVFTRVLKSLGKHTFDEVDSDILEKLMTWGFEDRDETVRNSCKKLVAFTWLNILDGDIIDLLENIDVVNSTYAEQALYALFEQRPDVIEKVKFPKEVWETFTVETVFLLKCFFFHCLNCNLVTIIEENFPEALKFAEYLAFYLNKRVGEDETLSKTDYKYLDFILHQLLEIAYKYDFSDEVGRRDMLNIVRNFIGKAVMLNDDLIRISLKVLKILSINERDFVTMTVEIINDIKYDDIEKQELQELQEARTKEISARGSNSMVNDDEDEEMDDNAALESFHSAVGNLVSGKAVEENEHKDEEDEAEREIRPQTLITCLRMSRHLLEQINTSLDENVIVSSLIDTLITPAVRNPQPEIRELGVRCLGLCCLLDLQLATESIYILGMCVSKGNASLKYIALQVIVDIFSVHGTKVVDGEGKVDSISLHKIFYKILKTNDLPECQAIAAEGLCKLFLGDIFTDDDLFETLVLSYFSPVNSTNEALIQAFAFCLPVYCLSHVNHQSRMSRIAADVLLRLTMLWDELQNSDTADSFSKDSMLKPNEIFHQLIYWCDPRGLVNSAEEIVDSNTSQVDFLIDVLTVFERFERKDVKKMLLMNIQKFSVTPKQPKVKLLKIKQLLEEIMEYSSIDKLCKNAITNFMTKLYSILSNYDENGEEVGLSHDMTNESLGETGTVTELSVSEISNNGSKASTSFTDSNVESRGTKRSRESESGSDPDSSLSTANTLNVSKSVSFAISDT